Proteins from one Anopheles nili chromosome 2, idAnoNiliSN_F5_01, whole genome shotgun sequence genomic window:
- the LOC128731408 gene encoding phosphoglycerate mutase 2-like isoform X1: protein MHKGAMYSVTFVRHGESEWNKMNLFCGWHDVGLSEEGEWDALEVSAAALKRENMCYDIAFTSCLRRANQTLDIILKQLNLVEIPVKQLWRLNERHYGALTGFNKRQMADIYGEEQVQVWRRSFNIPPPAIEPTNPYYHAIKNNPRLRHINEQDFPTTETLETTMERVVPEWTDSIIPEVRAGKRVLVVAHGTSLRGLVKHIQGISDADIMKFNLPNSIPFIIDFDESMKMVGGIRFLANDETVLKAMEKVASIGGK, encoded by the exons ATGCACAAAGGAGCAATGTACAGTGTCACCTTCGTCCGGCATGGCGAAAGCGAATGGAACAAGATGAATCTCTTCTGCGGCTGGCACGACGTGGGATTAAGCGAGGAAG GTGAGTGGGATGCTTTGGAGGTTTCCGCGGCAGCCCTAAAGCGGGAAAATATGTGCTACGACATCGCGTTTACGTCGTGCCTGCGTCGAGCCAACCAAACGCTGGATATCATCTTGAAACAACTAAACCTCGTCGAAATACCGGTGAAGCAGCTGTGGCGTTTGAATGAGCGCCATTATGGTGCGCTTACCGGCTTCAACAAGCGCCAGATGGCGGACATTTACGGCGAGGAACAGGTGCAGGTGTGGCGCCGCAGCTTCAACATTCCACCACCGGCTATCGAACCGACCAATCCGTACTACCACGCCatcaaaaacaacccccggtTGCGGCACATCAACGAGCAAGACTTCCCCACGACCGAGACGCTCGAGACGACCATGGAGCGGGTGGTGCCAGAGTGGACTGACTCGATCATACCGGAAGTGCGCGCCGGCAAACGAGTGCTGGTTGTGGCCCACGGTACCAGCTTGCGCGGCTTGGTCAAACATATCCAAG GTATTTCAGACGCGGACATCATGAAGTTCAACCTACCGAACAGTATTCCGTTCATAATCGATTTCGACGAATCCATGAAGATGGTCGGAGGTATCCGGTTCCTGGCGAACGACGAGACGGTACTGAAAGCGATGGAGAAGGTGGCCTCGATTGGTGGAAAATAG
- the LOC128731408 gene encoding 2,3-bisphosphoglycerate-dependent phosphoglycerate mutase-like isoform X2 has protein sequence MHKGAMYSVTFVRHGESEWNKMNLFCGWHDVGLSEEGEWDALEVSAAALKRENMCYDIAFTSCLRRANQTLDIILKQLNLVEIPVKQLWRLNERHYGALTGFNKRQMADIYGEEQVQVWRRSFNIPPPAIEPTNPYYHAIKNNPRLRHINEQDFPTTETLETTMERVVPEWTDSIIPEVRAGKRVLVVAHGTSLRGLVKHIQDADIMKFNLPNSIPFIIDFDESMKMVGGIRFLANDETVLKAMEKVASIGGK, from the exons ATGCACAAAGGAGCAATGTACAGTGTCACCTTCGTCCGGCATGGCGAAAGCGAATGGAACAAGATGAATCTCTTCTGCGGCTGGCACGACGTGGGATTAAGCGAGGAAG GTGAGTGGGATGCTTTGGAGGTTTCCGCGGCAGCCCTAAAGCGGGAAAATATGTGCTACGACATCGCGTTTACGTCGTGCCTGCGTCGAGCCAACCAAACGCTGGATATCATCTTGAAACAACTAAACCTCGTCGAAATACCGGTGAAGCAGCTGTGGCGTTTGAATGAGCGCCATTATGGTGCGCTTACCGGCTTCAACAAGCGCCAGATGGCGGACATTTACGGCGAGGAACAGGTGCAGGTGTGGCGCCGCAGCTTCAACATTCCACCACCGGCTATCGAACCGACCAATCCGTACTACCACGCCatcaaaaacaacccccggtTGCGGCACATCAACGAGCAAGACTTCCCCACGACCGAGACGCTCGAGACGACCATGGAGCGGGTGGTGCCAGAGTGGACTGACTCGATCATACCGGAAGTGCGCGCCGGCAAACGAGTGCTGGTTGTGGCCCACGGTACCAGCTTGCGCGGCTTGGTCAAACATATCCAAG ACGCGGACATCATGAAGTTCAACCTACCGAACAGTATTCCGTTCATAATCGATTTCGACGAATCCATGAAGATGGTCGGAGGTATCCGGTTCCTGGCGAACGACGAGACGGTACTGAAAGCGATGGAGAAGGTGGCCTCGATTGGTGGAAAATAG